TGCGAGGAACTGTGCGGCCACTGCCCCGTCGATCACCCGGTGGTCCGATGTCATCGTCACTGCGGCCATGGGCCGGATGTGTATGCCCCCGTCTATCACCACCGGGGTGTCCGCCGCCTGCCCCACCCCCATTATGGCGGCCTGAGGCGGGTTGATTATCGGCGCGAACGATTCGACCCCGAACATCCCCAGGTTGGAGATGGTGAACGACGCGCCCGACACTTCCTCGAGTGTGAGCCGCCCCGCCCTGGCCCGATCCGCCAGTTCCTTGGCCTTAGCGGACAGGGCCGTAAGTGACAGGGATGGGACATCTCGTATGACAGGCACGACCAGGCCGTCGTCGGTGGCCACGGCGAACCCTATGTTGACTTCCGGTTGGATTTCGATGCAGTCCCCAGCGAAGGTTGCGTTGACCTCGGGGTGCTCGGCCAAGGCACGCCCCAGTGCGTGCAACAGCATGTCAGAAATCGTCACCTTAGTCCCAGCCGCGGCAAGCCTCGCGCGCAGCTCCATCACGGACGACATGTCCACCCGAACCGTCTCCCAGAACTGGGGCGCGGTCCGCGAGCTTTCCGCCATCCTCTGAGCCGTGACCCGCTTGACCTGATTCAAAGGCATCTTCTTTGGCGCCTTAGGTCCAGCGTGTGAAGGCACCGTGGCCAGAGCCGCCCCGGCCGTCACCCCG
This window of the Bacillota bacterium genome carries:
- a CDS encoding 2-oxo acid dehydrogenase subunit E2, producing the protein MPQLGLTMTEGTVTRWMVEPGDRVDRGQPVVEIMTDKITYEVEAPAAGVIGPILVSDGEVVPVGTVLGTIGASGETVAEAPAAVPAPAAAGAVGAVTKVEAPATHESAKVRPEVLATPAARRAAKERGIDLSAVAGSGPDGVITEADVLGVTAGAALATVPSHAGPKAPKKMPLNQVKRVTAQRMAESSRTAPQFWETVRVDMSSVMELRARLAAAGTKVTISDMLLHALGRALAEHPEVNATFAGDCIEIQPEVNIGFAVATDDGLVVPVIRDVPSLSLTALSAKAKELADRARAGRLTLEEVSGASFTISNLGMFGVESFAPIINPPQAAIMGVGQAADTPVVIDGGIHIRPMAAVTMTSDHRVIDGAVAAQFLAAFKALVERAGEWMGR